One segment of Acidianus sp. HS-5 DNA contains the following:
- a CDS encoding DsrE family protein encodes MKVLFQVSEAEKIPLSYIAIKNMASMNDVDGVIAVYSETGIFGVTNNHEKEMEDLLSNPKIQVYACGVAMKMNNFTEKDLAKGVKIAPISFHEIAKWQNEGYTYLRL; translated from the coding sequence ATGAAAGTCTTATTCCAAGTTTCAGAAGCAGAGAAAATACCCCTCTCGTATATTGCAATAAAAAACATGGCATCCATGAATGACGTAGATGGCGTAATTGCGGTATATTCAGAAACTGGAATCTTCGGAGTTACTAACAATCACGAAAAAGAAATGGAAGATCTACTTTCCAATCCTAAGATTCAAGTTTATGCGTGCGGAGTAGCAATGAAAATGAATAATTTCACAGAAAAAGATTTAGCAAAAGGAGTTAAAATAGCTCCAATAAGTTTTCATGAAATTGCAAAATGGCAGAATGAAGGTTACACGTATTTAAGACTTTAA
- the nrfD gene encoding NrfD/PsrC family molybdoenzyme membrane anchor subunit — MNIKLWAWTIVFILLGGGIMFYGMSYNPLAWFQGLVSFTEPNNEPIPWGLLVIGYIFFGVIGTGVSTYNSLYELLNKNHKEKNPFDKIKLRNEWLALAVLIPGWIMVFASAYKPAEALFIYLSFRDTSRIAWNGVLYALVGIGIIAEILAMIGEKIKEEGKKGILDSFLAWLSSKASFGISGMLKLVVDIDALIVGYTILVELILDANLGSVFGYLSTWVYEFGPFMSILLVVASFYAGIAMISFVTPLYSWLRKSNFNPISVHPVTTQASGSGNVDAEEDNRMFKILARDGLLATISIGFLVLWWVWLTATNQETRPWATLLITGSWSPIFWAGLVLVGIIIPIILYSIAYKKESKGWLFASAIFVLLGWFVLITLADVIPQAITWYYTISPVSPQGSTWVYELRSNFNGVSQFSQLPFAVTQYDIVWFVGSVLFLLGVYTLGVLLLPLEDEEKPKHVWIFK; from the coding sequence ATGAATATTAAATTATGGGCCTGGACAATAGTTTTCATCCTATTAGGCGGAGGTATAATGTTTTATGGAATGAGTTATAATCCGTTAGCGTGGTTCCAGGGCCTTGTGAGTTTTACTGAACCAAACAACGAACCTATACCTTGGGGACTTTTAGTAATAGGCTATATATTCTTCGGAGTTATAGGTACTGGAGTTAGCACTTACAATTCACTTTATGAACTGCTTAATAAAAACCACAAGGAGAAAAATCCATTCGACAAAATAAAACTAAGGAATGAATGGCTTGCATTAGCTGTGCTAATACCAGGTTGGATAATGGTATTTGCATCCGCATATAAACCTGCCGAAGCGTTATTCATTTATTTAAGTTTTAGAGATACTTCAAGGATTGCTTGGAACGGTGTCCTCTATGCCCTTGTAGGAATAGGAATAATTGCCGAAATCCTTGCAATGATAGGAGAAAAAATTAAAGAAGAAGGAAAGAAAGGTATACTTGACAGTTTCTTAGCATGGCTATCGAGTAAAGCAAGTTTTGGAATCTCAGGAATGTTAAAACTAGTAGTAGACATCGATGCCTTAATAGTAGGCTATACAATATTAGTAGAATTAATACTAGACGCAAACTTAGGTTCCGTATTCGGATACTTATCAACGTGGGTATACGAATTCGGACCATTCATGTCAATCCTATTGGTTGTAGCATCATTTTATGCAGGAATAGCAATGATATCTTTCGTAACACCACTATATTCATGGCTAAGGAAATCTAACTTTAATCCTATTTCAGTACATCCTGTAACAACGCAAGCAAGTGGTAGCGGAAATGTAGACGCAGAGGAAGATAATAGAATGTTTAAGATTTTAGCAAGAGACGGTCTGTTAGCTACAATATCGATAGGCTTTCTGGTACTGTGGTGGGTATGGCTGACCGCAACTAACCAAGAAACAAGACCTTGGGCTACCTTATTAATAACTGGAAGCTGGAGTCCAATATTCTGGGCAGGCTTAGTGCTAGTAGGTATAATAATTCCTATTATACTATACTCTATAGCATATAAGAAGGAAAGCAAAGGCTGGCTGTTTGCCTCAGCAATATTTGTATTGTTAGGTTGGTTTGTTCTGATAACATTAGCAGATGTAATACCTCAAGCAATAACATGGTATTATACAATATCCCCGGTATCTCCTCAAGGTTCCACATGGGTTTACGAACTAAGAAGTAACTTTAACGGAGTTTCGCAATTTAGTCAATTACCTTTTGCAGTAACTCAGTACGACATAGTGTGGTTTGTAGGATCGGTGCTATTCCTCTTAGGAGTATATACACTAGGAGTATTACTATTACCTCTTGAAGACGAGGAAAAGCCAAAACATGTTTGGATATTTAAGTGA
- a CDS encoding hydrogenase maturation nickel metallochaperone HypA, producing the protein MHEWSVADSVIRTVINWADDKKIKVKKVVLGVPTFSFLDVEILKEAFDMMKKDSVLDEAELEVKFKDPVFKCKNCGKEFSLNEVKDQIEQVRSEFGEEYPMHLMPALAPSFIKCPYCGSHDIILQSQDMTIDEIEVEENGTVKTISQG; encoded by the coding sequence ATGCATGAGTGGTCGGTTGCCGACTCAGTAATTAGGACAGTCATAAACTGGGCTGACGATAAAAAGATAAAGGTCAAAAAAGTGGTTTTAGGAGTTCCTACTTTCTCTTTCCTTGACGTAGAAATTTTGAAAGAAGCGTTTGACATGATGAAGAAAGACTCAGTCCTTGATGAGGCAGAACTTGAGGTTAAGTTTAAGGACCCAGTATTTAAGTGCAAAAACTGCGGTAAGGAATTTTCACTCAATGAGGTTAAAGACCAAATAGAACAAGTTAGATCTGAGTTTGGGGAAGAATACCCTATGCATCTCATGCCAGCTTTAGCTCCTTCTTTCATTAAATGCCCTTACTGCGGTTCTCATGATATTATTCTTCAGTCTCAAGACATGACAATTGACGAAATAGAGGTGGAGGAAAATGGAACCGTTAAGACAATTAGCCAAGGATAA
- a CDS encoding molecular chaperone TorD family protein, with protein sequence MIWEEFKLFSYLFMGARYNNNAKELLDKVKDKKYYNLVKKITEMIDNGNKDQLATEFTRCFINDYKHLKCPPYESWYREKTIYGKVVVDLYDIYSKYGIQPMKQLPDHISSEMEFLAYLYYLGKGDEEGKKFITDHLLKWVPQFIDDIEKYHYGEYTKLLAEALRLFIDEIMDEIKKKS encoded by the coding sequence ATGATTTGGGAGGAGTTTAAGCTTTTCTCATACCTTTTTATGGGAGCTAGGTACAACAATAATGCAAAGGAACTTCTGGACAAAGTAAAGGATAAAAAGTACTACAATCTTGTTAAGAAAATTACGGAAATGATAGATAATGGAAATAAAGATCAGTTGGCTACGGAGTTCACTAGGTGTTTCATAAACGATTATAAGCACTTAAAATGTCCACCTTATGAATCTTGGTATAGAGAGAAGACAATATACGGAAAAGTTGTTGTAGATCTTTATGATATTTATTCGAAGTACGGAATTCAGCCCATGAAACAATTGCCAGATCATATATCAAGTGAAATGGAATTCTTGGCATATTTATATTATTTAGGTAAGGGAGATGAGGAGGGCAAAAAATTCATAACTGATCATTTACTTAAATGGGTTCCGCAATTTATAGATGATATAGAAAAATACCATTATGGAGAATATACTAAGCTATTGGCAGAAGCGTTAAGGCTATTTATAGATGAAATAATGGATGAAATTAAAAAGAAGAGTTAA
- a CDS encoding 4Fe-4S binding protein, with translation MSSNFLTTPLIKVKVDIFYHSCPHNISSGFHSCDPNEIASKLKGMKAVVIVGKYDEEHLKLYREASLRAGLNPLLVRVVDSSWGETAIEENKTILENEWIADLAVIEEKSLPISRRELIRGELKTVKDRIDKPVWISDMCKLYRACTLCQDSCPYGAIKVDKKNGVSIDYSKCVACGLCVASCPMSAIQFPSVSQQAIFDLSKIKGDKKISCYKDHGNSIKLPCVGMLSAVDIAMLRSSGKISLYCPGCELSKHLDNLKAVVEDLNKSVGGISLVTPDYNIQPKEDEKTVKIGEFSYLANKAEAMQLVAKSNNLPDVSYDAQINDEVCTMCESCAKWCPANALTIDYPNDAERLSFNPDKCIGCKICINVCPEGDNACSSGNKAIKILPAKEVKHEVKTLMKDEIVRCKVCGAIVGSRKSLNLVKKIMKERGLECEDEWLERCPKHRAEYSYKKFFGKEVKFKPRRNPNDLGGV, from the coding sequence ATGTCAAGTAATTTTTTAACTACTCCACTAATTAAGGTAAAGGTAGATATTTTTTATCACTCTTGTCCTCACAACATATCCTCAGGTTTTCACTCTTGTGATCCTAACGAAATAGCTTCTAAACTTAAAGGAATGAAAGCAGTAGTAATTGTAGGTAAATACGATGAAGAGCACTTAAAGCTATATAGAGAAGCTTCACTAAGAGCTGGTTTAAATCCACTGTTAGTTAGAGTAGTAGACTCATCTTGGGGAGAAACCGCTATTGAAGAAAATAAAACAATCTTGGAAAACGAATGGATTGCGGATTTGGCAGTTATTGAAGAAAAGAGTCTTCCAATAAGTAGGAGAGAATTAATAAGGGGAGAACTAAAGACTGTAAAGGATAGGATAGACAAACCGGTATGGATTTCTGATATGTGCAAATTATATAGAGCTTGTACACTTTGTCAAGATTCCTGTCCTTACGGTGCAATAAAAGTTGATAAGAAGAACGGCGTTTCAATAGACTACAGTAAATGCGTAGCTTGCGGACTTTGCGTTGCATCATGTCCAATGAGTGCAATACAATTTCCTTCAGTGTCTCAGCAGGCGATATTCGATCTTAGTAAAATTAAAGGTGATAAGAAAATCTCTTGCTATAAAGATCATGGAAATTCGATTAAATTACCTTGTGTAGGAATGTTATCTGCAGTGGATATAGCAATGCTAAGATCTTCAGGGAAGATAAGTCTTTACTGTCCAGGTTGCGAGCTTTCTAAGCATTTAGATAATCTTAAAGCTGTAGTTGAGGATCTTAACAAGTCAGTTGGAGGAATTTCCTTAGTTACTCCAGACTATAACATACAGCCAAAGGAAGACGAAAAGACTGTAAAAATAGGGGAGTTCTCTTATTTAGCAAATAAAGCTGAAGCTATGCAATTAGTTGCAAAGAGTAATAACTTGCCTGATGTTTCCTACGATGCGCAAATTAATGACGAAGTCTGCACCATGTGTGAAAGCTGTGCAAAGTGGTGCCCTGCGAACGCATTAACTATTGATTACCCTAACGATGCAGAAAGGCTCTCATTTAACCCTGATAAGTGCATAGGTTGTAAGATTTGTATCAATGTCTGCCCAGAAGGAGATAATGCTTGTTCTTCCGGAAATAAGGCAATAAAAATACTTCCTGCTAAGGAAGTTAAGCACGAAGTTAAGACGTTAATGAAGGACGAAATAGTGAGATGTAAGGTCTGCGGTGCAATAGTAGGATCTAGGAAAAGCCTTAATTTAGTAAAGAAAATAATGAAGGAAAGAGGATTGGAATGCGAGGATGAATGGTTAGAAAGGTGTCCAAAACATAGGGCCGAGTATTCATATAAGAAATTCTTTGGTAAAGAAGTAAAATTCAAGCCTAGGAGGAATCCAAATGATTTGGGAGGAGTTTAA
- a CDS encoding 4Fe-4S dicluster domain-containing protein: MSNSNILENNQLVNPYSKFGNTKQCEHWGFVVRVDQCLGCDACMAACAIENETPFWEELWRTHVEDLEVGEYPNVQRIFVPRLCMQCENPPCYYVCPTGATQIVQGGIVVVDEYKCMGCLYCVEACPFGARYFYTYDDIQKAKEYYGDNLIHVVPHVDKCTFCYGTAPDGTYTPACVRTCPGGARVFGCLDDPNSEVSVLVNTGQAVVLNPQLNVQPKVFYVFNRQSGRYVQGGDNS; the protein is encoded by the coding sequence ATGTCAAACTCAAATATTCTTGAAAATAATCAGTTAGTAAATCCATATTCAAAATTTGGAAATACGAAGCAGTGTGAACACTGGGGATTCGTAGTAAGAGTAGATCAATGCCTAGGTTGCGATGCATGCATGGCCGCATGCGCAATTGAAAATGAGACACCGTTTTGGGAAGAGTTATGGAGAACTCACGTAGAAGATTTAGAAGTTGGCGAATATCCTAACGTTCAAAGAATCTTCGTGCCTAGGCTGTGCATGCAATGCGAAAACCCACCGTGTTATTACGTATGCCCTACTGGAGCTACACAAATAGTTCAAGGTGGAATAGTAGTAGTTGATGAATACAAATGTATGGGATGCTTATACTGCGTTGAGGCTTGTCCATTTGGAGCGAGATACTTCTATACCTATGATGATATACAAAAGGCTAAGGAATATTACGGAGATAACCTCATTCATGTAGTCCCGCACGTAGATAAGTGCACATTCTGCTACGGTACTGCTCCTGACGGCACGTATACACCGGCGTGTGTAAGAACATGCCCCGGAGGAGCTAGAGTTTTCGGATGTCTAGACGATCCTAACAGCGAAGTCTCCGTTCTGGTAAACACTGGACAAGCAGTAGTGTTAAATCCGCAACTTAATGTTCAACCTAAGGTATTCTATGTTTTTAATAGGCAATCTGGAAGATACGTACAAGGAGGTGATAACTCATGA
- a CDS encoding MBL fold metallo-hydrolase, with protein MKKLSNLKITVLSDNFVSTLIPPLIGEWGFSAIIETDDTKILYDVGNSGYPVLYNAEKLGIDLKKIDYIVLSHGHSDHTGGFGNPELVKKLEGKVVIAHPSVFEKKLLNWSGKLEYIGIPMNLDEMEKHFHVILTSQPLEIAEGIIFSGEVKRYGYDEYTAGLFTTKDSSVVGDHMKDDAALYMNTENGLVTLTGCGHSGILNIINHAKEVTGENVYASLGGFHLLSSPKDKVVKVSEELLKLNKIGPAHCSGNLIKSLIAEHKDKFIDAGVGKVIEF; from the coding sequence ATGAAGAAACTTTCCAACTTAAAAATAACTGTACTAAGCGATAATTTCGTTTCAACGTTAATTCCTCCATTAATAGGAGAGTGGGGATTTTCTGCAATAATAGAAACCGACGATACTAAAATACTTTACGACGTAGGTAACTCTGGTTATCCTGTTCTTTATAATGCTGAAAAACTTGGAATAGACTTGAAGAAGATAGACTACATTGTCTTAAGTCATGGCCACAGCGATCATACAGGAGGGTTTGGTAATCCCGAACTCGTTAAGAAGTTAGAAGGTAAAGTAGTTATTGCTCATCCTTCAGTTTTCGAGAAGAAATTACTAAACTGGTCAGGGAAACTTGAATATATAGGAATTCCAATGAACTTAGATGAAATGGAAAAGCACTTCCACGTAATACTAACTTCTCAGCCTTTGGAAATAGCTGAAGGAATAATATTTAGTGGAGAAGTGAAGAGATACGGTTATGATGAATATACAGCAGGTCTGTTTACAACGAAGGATTCTTCAGTTGTTGGAGACCATATGAAGGATGATGCGGCGCTTTACATGAACACTGAAAATGGATTAGTAACATTAACGGGTTGTGGACATTCCGGTATTCTAAATATAATAAATCATGCAAAGGAGGTTACGGGAGAAAACGTTTATGCCTCTCTAGGAGGTTTTCATTTATTATCCTCACCAAAAGATAAAGTTGTAAAAGTATCTGAAGAATTGCTTAAGTTGAACAAAATAGGTCCTGCTCATTGTAGCGGAAACCTAATAAAGAGTTTGATTGCAGAACATAAGGATAAGTTCATTGACGCAGGAGTAGGGAAAGTAATAGAATTCTAA
- a CDS encoding CBS domain-containing protein gives MALKVKLKHKNVLTLSGEEIIKDVKPIISRYPIVVVTEGNRIIGYLTSDEIQSADEDKKLKDIIKKGRSVLTITGKEDPLEILNLMVRSNINYVIIVDEKGKVKGALSVKDALENVKRMIKSD, from the coding sequence ATGGCATTAAAAGTGAAATTAAAACATAAAAATGTTTTAACATTAAGCGGAGAAGAGATAATTAAAGATGTTAAGCCCATCATTTCTAGATATCCTATAGTAGTTGTAACCGAGGGAAACAGAATTATAGGATATTTGACTAGTGATGAGATACAAAGTGCTGATGAAGATAAGAAATTGAAAGACATAATCAAAAAGGGAAGAAGTGTTTTAACAATAACTGGAAAAGAAGACCCTTTAGAAATCTTGAATTTAATGGTTAGGAGCAATATAAATTACGTGATAATTGTTGACGAAAAAGGGAAAGTCAAGGGAGCTTTAAGCGTTAAAGATGCTTTAGAAAACGTAAAAAGAATGATAAAATCTGATTAA
- a CDS encoding DUF364 domain-containing protein: protein MILQKLAEGILSYANGMKVVDYCACLRASYVIIKDGEGKEYIGMSHIPHENLHNRGEIIKPSVDNLESLVNDVNIINRSFGLSLINAISQKFVTPKEDYPEVREPICIIGNMQPLIKEFSGGKTIYVFEKSTELRNGAMSEEELFLPKCKTVFITGVTLLNFSLERILEISGGTNILIGPSAGFITELAKDFGINYVKSMKFTNVQKIKELLKSGGFFSLKIKILE from the coding sequence ATGATCCTCCAAAAGTTAGCGGAAGGGATATTAAGTTACGCAAATGGCATGAAAGTAGTAGATTATTGTGCATGTTTAAGGGCTTCGTATGTTATTATAAAAGATGGGGAAGGTAAAGAATACATTGGAATGAGTCATATTCCTCATGAAAACTTACATAATCGAGGAGAAATAATTAAACCATCTGTAGATAACTTAGAAAGCTTAGTTAATGACGTGAATATAATAAATAGGAGTTTTGGACTATCTTTAATAAATGCAATATCCCAAAAATTCGTTACACCAAAGGAAGACTACCCGGAGGTTAGAGAACCTATATGCATTATAGGCAATATGCAACCTTTGATTAAGGAATTTTCAGGAGGAAAAACGATTTATGTTTTTGAAAAGTCAACAGAGTTAAGAAACGGAGCAATGTCAGAAGAAGAATTATTTTTACCAAAGTGTAAGACCGTATTCATTACCGGTGTAACATTGTTAAATTTCTCTCTTGAAAGAATCCTAGAAATTTCCGGAGGAACTAATATTTTAATAGGTCCTTCTGCAGGATTTATTACTGAATTAGCTAAAGATTTTGGAATAAATTACGTTAAATCAATGAAGTTCACTAATGTGCAAAAAATAAAAGAACTTTTAAAATCTGGAGGTTTTTTCTCATTAAAAATAAAGATCTTGGAATAA
- a CDS encoding molybdopterin-binding protein: MKQVKTEDAIGKVLGYDTTYVGKEGATTLLPREHIITKEDVGLLKNSGVYYVWVNEGEKEDFVYEWDITPQVANSICGENVNIVPGKQGSTMLFSKVKGVLNIDVQKLVSFNLNQSVLLITKYNYTPVTQGDLIGVVEVIPFKMKNEDVDRLKVGKIIDVTPFKKSKIGLIITGTEIYEGRKEDQYYSVIKEKADKYGWNVVYKEIVPDDENKIVNAIKNAVNNGAEAVIVTGGTSVDATDKTPIAIGKLGKMISYGLPIKPTTMSIVAMWDSIPIFGISAGGIYYRELNAIDVIFTRLMAGLIPSKEEIALMGHGGILPNFQPKMKLQSMH, encoded by the coding sequence ATGAAACAAGTTAAGACTGAAGACGCAATTGGAAAAGTTTTAGGTTATGATACAACATATGTTGGAAAAGAAGGAGCAACTACTTTATTACCTAGAGAGCATATAATAACTAAGGAAGATGTAGGACTTTTAAAGAATTCCGGCGTTTACTACGTATGGGTTAATGAGGGAGAAAAAGAAGATTTTGTATATGAATGGGACATAACTCCTCAAGTTGCAAATAGCATTTGCGGTGAAAACGTCAATATAGTCCCTGGAAAGCAGGGATCTACTATGCTATTTTCCAAGGTTAAGGGAGTACTTAATATTGACGTACAAAAATTGGTTTCATTTAATTTAAACCAGAGTGTCCTATTAATAACAAAGTACAATTATACTCCAGTGACACAGGGAGACTTGATAGGAGTAGTTGAAGTTATTCCTTTTAAAATGAAGAATGAAGATGTAGATAGACTGAAAGTAGGGAAAATAATAGATGTTACGCCTTTTAAAAAGAGTAAAATTGGGTTGATAATAACTGGAACAGAAATCTATGAGGGAAGAAAGGAAGATCAATATTATTCTGTAATTAAAGAAAAAGCAGATAAATATGGTTGGAACGTAGTTTATAAGGAAATAGTTCCTGATGACGAGAATAAGATAGTAAATGCAATAAAAAATGCAGTGAATAACGGTGCTGAGGCGGTTATAGTAACTGGGGGAACTTCAGTTGATGCTACTGACAAAACTCCTATAGCTATAGGTAAATTAGGGAAGATGATATCTTACGGTCTACCTATTAAGCCTACAACAATGTCGATAGTAGCTATGTGGGACTCAATCCCTATCTTCGGTATTTCTGCTGGAGGAATATATTATAGAGAGTTAAATGCAATAGATGTAATCTTCACCAGATTAATGGCAGGTTTAATTCCGAGTAAAGAAGAAATTGCATTAATGGGTCATGGAGGGATTCTTCCAAATTTCCAGCCTAAAATGAAGTTACAGAGTATGCATTAA
- a CDS encoding P-loop NTPase gives MEPLRQLAKDKLSGKKVYAVMSAKGGVGKSVISSLLSLVMKDSTLIDLDIHTMAIPKLFGLDGKLHEVTKNGIEPFEVETTKIVSLSGIVKDNYVILPGGNQSSIMESLIAYSHISTKNVIFDLPPGLGDEVLVLERISDFTPIVVTTPSKITKKVVDYIIKYLKDRGKDPKIIVNLAYMDCDGKIVKPFGEYEGFGLPIDPTIEDYMGRIQHYEGIVKRKIEEFVRNELKVNEGN, from the coding sequence ATGGAACCGTTAAGACAATTAGCCAAGGATAAGCTTTCCGGAAAGAAAGTGTATGCAGTAATGAGTGCTAAAGGCGGTGTTGGAAAAAGTGTAATATCGTCTCTCTTATCTTTAGTCATGAAAGACTCAACGTTAATCGACCTGGATATTCACACTATGGCTATACCAAAGCTTTTCGGGCTTGATGGTAAACTGCATGAAGTTACTAAAAATGGTATTGAACCGTTCGAAGTTGAAACTACTAAAATAGTAAGTTTAAGTGGAATAGTTAAGGATAATTATGTTATATTGCCAGGAGGAAATCAGTCGAGTATAATGGAATCCTTAATAGCTTATTCTCACATTTCTACAAAGAACGTTATATTTGACCTACCACCCGGACTGGGAGATGAGGTTTTAGTACTGGAAAGAATCTCAGATTTTACTCCTATAGTAGTAACTACGCCTTCTAAAATAACGAAAAAAGTTGTTGACTATATAATAAAGTATTTAAAAGACAGAGGAAAGGATCCAAAGATTATAGTTAATTTAGCTTACATGGACTGCGACGGTAAGATTGTTAAGCCTTTTGGAGAATATGAAGGTTTCGGATTACCTATAGATCCTACTATTGAAGATTACATGGGAAGAATTCAACATTATGAAGGTATAGTTAAGAGAAAAATAGAAGAATTTGTCAGGAATGAATTAAAAGTTAATGAAGGGAATTAA
- a CDS encoding DUF364 domain-containing protein — protein MQSKVIDSLISHAKENDTEVKNVTVGVTWTCVLSKYCGVSMTYNMNTEDLDIKDFGHLEEKSVGELAGYLKSWNLLEASVGLASINSVIEPKGNTEANGLDIALEYGKGKKIVMIGKFPGLQKFKEVAKEFVVLELNPFLIDSSQGILPSTAAETVIEDSQVVVITATTIINKSIDRLLELSRKANAYVILLGPSTPMLDLMFDFGVDVLAGIRVNRPYSFIKKISQGCGMVNPSKMEGDVSFIVRTR, from the coding sequence ATGCAAAGTAAAGTTATAGATTCATTAATTTCTCATGCTAAAGAAAATGATACGGAAGTGAAAAACGTTACAGTAGGCGTAACCTGGACTTGCGTACTTTCAAAGTACTGTGGAGTTTCAATGACATATAACATGAATACCGAAGATTTGGACATAAAGGACTTTGGACATTTAGAAGAAAAATCTGTAGGAGAACTTGCGGGTTATCTTAAGTCTTGGAATCTTTTAGAAGCAAGCGTGGGTTTAGCTTCAATAAATTCTGTTATAGAACCTAAAGGTAATACTGAAGCTAATGGCTTAGACATTGCACTAGAGTATGGTAAAGGAAAGAAAATAGTAATGATAGGAAAGTTCCCTGGTTTACAGAAATTCAAGGAAGTTGCAAAAGAGTTTGTAGTTTTAGAGCTCAATCCCTTCCTTATAGATTCTTCTCAAGGTATTCTTCCTTCTACTGCCGCAGAGACTGTAATTGAAGACAGCCAAGTTGTAGTAATAACTGCAACTACTATTATAAATAAATCGATTGATAGGCTTTTAGAACTGTCCAGAAAGGCTAACGCTTATGTAATTTTATTAGGGCCTAGTACTCCTATGCTGGATTTAATGTTCGACTTCGGAGTTGACGTATTAGCAGGAATAAGAGTTAATAGGCCTTATTCGTTTATAAAGAAAATAAGTCAAGGCTGTGGGATGGTTAATCCAAGTAAGATGGAAGGAGATGTTTCATTCATAGTAAGGACACGTTAA